From Thalassotalea euphylliae, the proteins below share one genomic window:
- a CDS encoding TonB-dependent receptor plug domain-containing protein, whose protein sequence is MTKFFSKKTSLALSISAALLASQSFTAIAEEANDEIERIQITGSHIKRTSMEGPSPITSLSSDDIQKTGVTDLISLFTKLPISGQGTFSTQANSSDDTANGGSSVSLRGLGADSTLILVNGRRVSVSPFAKGIDTAFVDINNIPLSAIKRVDILKDGASATYGSDAVAGVINVVLRDDVDGVELSGKVGSTADGGGDEQSYSLVFGNQTEKSSHTFILEYFDREEVLYADRDYSRSANQAALTGDPLATDFRSSSGIPGTIALASDPSNRLIDLFGNDICPVEDQDTANNLCRYDYAPHMTMIPDAERFSWNYMGKYEINDNVRAFAELNGQNSKSIVRGAGSPSFNELFMSGDNPNHPFANMPDHPFYQQDLTMRRRTVDIGNREKRVDSDYYRAILGLQGEVNDWSWEVAYSYIKSESTERGVDGFPNSRRVQEAIDGVAQDDGTTLYWNPFEPSSNSQAALDYIETTTVRVGKSTNRSIDFKVSGPVLEMPHGDLLLALGAEYREESIADNPDDQFLRGDVFGTEATQANGSRDNTAIFGELAIPVLDTLEVQLAVRYEDYSDFGTTTDPKVSFLWAPSDDLSVRGSYGTAFRAPSLHQLGLGRTDESPNLVDTQRCAIIGDQDRACDPQEYTAVFEGNPDLGPEESESYNFGVIYNITDDLSFSIDYYNYDIEDIIDSDTQFVMDNFGLDPNIVERRPTSIPGDPGEVIQVNDSFQNIGDLETSGLDIDIRYNLETEYGQFRLGYIMNYVTKFEDFRGTEEGGFEQPEIRWTTSVDWIKDDFSATVAVNYIGEFEQEASLNIDQKVDSMTTVDATINYYGIEDMVLTLGATNLFNEEPPFAYHDFMGFVVNVHSGQGRFAYAQATYKF, encoded by the coding sequence ATGACAAAGTTCTTTTCAAAGAAAACGTCACTTGCGCTAAGCATTTCAGCTGCTCTACTTGCCTCTCAAAGTTTCACCGCAATCGCAGAAGAGGCAAATGATGAAATCGAACGCATTCAAATTACTGGTTCACACATTAAACGTACCAGTATGGAAGGCCCTTCACCTATCACCAGCTTGTCGTCTGACGATATCCAGAAAACTGGTGTAACTGATTTAATTAGCTTGTTTACTAAGCTACCTATTTCAGGCCAAGGTACTTTCTCAACCCAAGCGAACAGCTCTGACGACACGGCTAACGGTGGTTCATCGGTATCCTTGCGTGGCCTAGGTGCTGACTCAACCTTGATCTTAGTAAATGGTCGCCGTGTCTCGGTAAGCCCATTCGCTAAAGGTATTGATACTGCGTTCGTCGATATTAACAACATTCCACTGTCAGCCATCAAGCGCGTTGATATTCTAAAAGATGGTGCATCAGCAACTTATGGTTCAGACGCTGTTGCCGGTGTAATCAATGTCGTGTTACGCGATGATGTAGATGGCGTTGAACTATCCGGTAAAGTTGGTTCGACAGCCGATGGCGGTGGTGATGAGCAAAGCTACAGCTTGGTATTTGGTAATCAAACGGAAAAATCAAGCCATACCTTTATTTTAGAGTACTTTGATCGTGAAGAAGTCCTTTATGCGGATCGCGACTACTCGCGCTCGGCTAATCAAGCTGCGTTAACAGGCGACCCACTAGCAACTGACTTCCGCTCATCTTCAGGTATTCCAGGCACTATTGCACTAGCGTCAGATCCTTCGAACCGTTTAATTGATTTATTCGGTAATGACATTTGTCCTGTGGAAGACCAAGATACGGCTAATAACTTATGTCGCTATGATTACGCGCCGCATATGACCATGATCCCAGACGCTGAGCGCTTTAGCTGGAACTACATGGGTAAATACGAAATCAACGACAACGTTCGTGCTTTTGCCGAATTAAACGGTCAAAACTCGAAGTCGATTGTACGCGGTGCTGGTAGCCCAAGCTTTAATGAATTATTTATGTCGGGCGACAACCCGAATCATCCATTTGCGAACATGCCAGATCACCCGTTCTACCAGCAAGATTTAACCATGCGTCGTCGTACGGTTGATATTGGTAACCGTGAAAAGCGCGTTGACTCTGACTACTACCGTGCAATCCTTGGCTTACAGGGTGAAGTTAATGATTGGAGCTGGGAAGTCGCCTACAGCTACATTAAAAGTGAATCAACAGAGCGCGGTGTTGATGGTTTCCCTAACTCTCGCCGCGTACAAGAAGCCATTGATGGCGTAGCGCAAGACGATGGCACCACCTTGTATTGGAACCCATTTGAGCCTTCTTCGAATTCACAGGCAGCCCTAGATTACATTGAAACGACAACAGTGCGTGTCGGTAAATCGACGAACCGCTCTATCGACTTTAAAGTATCTGGTCCTGTATTAGAAATGCCACACGGCGATCTGTTACTTGCATTAGGTGCTGAGTACCGTGAAGAAAGCATTGCCGATAACCCAGACGATCAGTTTTTACGTGGTGATGTATTCGGTACTGAAGCAACGCAAGCAAATGGCTCTCGCGACAACACGGCGATTTTCGGTGAACTGGCGATCCCGGTATTAGATACTTTGGAAGTGCAATTAGCTGTGCGCTACGAAGACTACTCAGATTTTGGTACCACAACCGATCCTAAAGTCTCTTTCTTATGGGCACCAAGTGATGATTTAAGTGTACGTGGTTCATACGGTACAGCGTTCCGTGCACCGTCGTTACACCAATTGGGTTTAGGCCGTACAGATGAATCGCCTAACCTTGTCGACACCCAGCGTTGTGCGATTATTGGTGATCAAGACAGAGCCTGTGACCCGCAAGAATACACAGCAGTATTTGAAGGTAACCCAGACCTAGGCCCAGAAGAGTCAGAAAGCTACAACTTTGGTGTGATTTACAACATCACAGATGATTTAAGCTTCTCAATTGACTACTACAACTATGATATCGAAGACATTATTGACTCAGATACACAGTTTGTGATGGACAACTTTGGTTTAGATCCAAACATTGTTGAGCGCCGTCCGACGTCAATTCCGGGTGACCCAGGTGAAGTTATTCAAGTTAACGATAGCTTCCAAAACATCGGTGACTTAGAAACGTCAGGTTTAGACATTGATATTCGTTACAACCTAGAAACTGAATACGGTCAATTCCGTCTTGGTTACATCATGAACTATGTAACCAAGTTCGAAGACTTCCGTGGTACTGAAGAAGGCGGTTTTGAGCAACCAGAAATTCGCTGGACGACGTCAGTTGATTGGATTAAAGACGACTTTAGCGCAACGGTAGCCGTGAACTACATTGGCGAGTTCGAGCAAGAAGCGTCACTTAACATTGACCAAAAAGTTGACTCAATGACCACAGTAGATGCAACCATTAACTACTACGGCATTGAAGATATGGTACTAACGTTAGGTGCTACTAACTTGTTCAACGAAGAGCCACCGTTTGCCTACCACGACTTTATGGGCTTTGTGGTTAACGTACACAGTGGTCAAGGCCGCTTCGCGTACGCACAAGCAACCTATAAATTCTAA
- a CDS encoding Nif3-like dinuclear metal center hexameric protein has product MLRAEFAQYLQQLLKPEQIKDFCPNGLQIQGADEVTNIVTGVTATQALIDQAIALKADTILVHHGYFWKGENQTITGMKYQRIKKLLDHNINLFAYHLPLDVHPELGNNAQLAKLLGMKTTGGLEPGNPVSVPVKGELPFAIDGISFNEMISKKLERQSLHIAPPSNKPIKTVAWCTGGGQGYIELAAEQGIDAFISGEASEQTTHIAREMDIHFFAAGHHATERYGAKALGEFVARDLGLNVDFVDIDNPV; this is encoded by the coding sequence ATGCTCAGAGCTGAGTTTGCACAATATTTACAGCAGTTGCTAAAACCAGAACAAATAAAAGACTTTTGCCCAAATGGACTTCAAATACAAGGCGCTGATGAAGTCACAAATATTGTGACAGGCGTTACCGCAACACAAGCCTTAATTGATCAGGCAATTGCGCTAAAAGCGGACACTATTTTGGTACACCATGGTTATTTCTGGAAGGGGGAAAATCAAACCATTACTGGTATGAAGTATCAGCGCATAAAAAAACTGCTTGATCACAATATCAACCTATTTGCTTATCACTTGCCGTTGGATGTTCACCCAGAGCTTGGCAATAATGCTCAACTGGCCAAGCTATTGGGCATGAAAACAACTGGCGGCCTAGAGCCAGGTAACCCAGTGAGTGTGCCCGTTAAAGGTGAGCTGCCGTTTGCGATTGATGGCATAAGCTTTAATGAGATGATCAGCAAGAAATTAGAGCGCCAAAGTTTACATATCGCCCCTCCATCAAACAAACCGATAAAAACTGTGGCATGGTGTACAGGCGGCGGGCAAGGTTACATAGAATTAGCAGCAGAGCAGGGCATCGACGCCTTTATATCTGGCGAAGCGTCTGAGCAGACAACCCATATTGCTCGTGAAATGGATATTCATTTTTTTGCGGCTGGCCATCATGCCACTGAACGCTACGGCGCCAAAGCTTTAGGTGAATTTGTTGCTCGCGACTTAGGGCTTAACGTGGATTTTGTTGATATTGATAACCCGGTGTGA
- a CDS encoding ElyC/SanA/YdcF family protein: MPLNISLLLLIFSALFFKLKPKLSRISLTSAIFILGISSITPVAYKTIAPFEQTYESFSRSIKSVSYIVVLGCGHATNHALPATSQLKACSLRRLVEGMRVLKLHPEAKLIVSGYGLYDEQTNAETVQKAAIALGVPNNKIIVEPYPKDTREEAQLIAPRVRGKTTVLVTDAYHLPRAMKYFELEGVHPIPAPAGYYAINPDQDIVWPHLVPSAKNLETSSIVWYETMGRIWQWLAY, from the coding sequence ATGCCGCTTAATATATCTCTTCTATTACTGATCTTCTCGGCGTTGTTTTTTAAACTAAAACCCAAGCTAAGCAGAATATCGCTGACCTCTGCGATATTCATTTTAGGTATATCATCCATTACCCCTGTTGCTTACAAAACAATAGCCCCTTTCGAGCAAACGTATGAAAGTTTTAGTCGCTCAATTAAATCGGTTAGTTATATCGTTGTACTTGGTTGTGGGCATGCCACTAACCATGCACTCCCTGCAACTTCACAGCTAAAAGCTTGTTCTTTAAGGCGACTAGTTGAAGGTATGAGAGTGCTAAAGCTACACCCAGAAGCAAAACTCATTGTGTCAGGCTATGGGCTTTATGATGAACAAACAAATGCCGAAACGGTGCAAAAAGCGGCGATTGCGTTAGGTGTTCCGAATAACAAGATTATCGTTGAACCATATCCCAAAGATACACGTGAAGAAGCCCAATTAATTGCGCCGCGTGTGCGAGGAAAAACAACGGTGTTGGTAACAGATGCTTATCACCTGCCTAGAGCAATGAAGTACTTTGAACTCGAAGGCGTTCATCCAATTCCTGCACCAGCTGGCTATTATGCAATTAACCCTGATCAAGACATAGTTTGGCCGCATTTAGTGCCTAGCGCTAAAAACCTGGAAACATCCAGCATTGTTTGGTACGAAACTATGGGTCGTATTTGGCAATGGCTTGCATACTAG
- a CDS encoding HD domain-containing protein, protein MKSLDKAIAIATQAHAEQKDKSGMPYILHPLRVMLKFKNEDEMAIAVMHDVVEDSDVTVEELRIKGFSNLVIDAIDCLTKRPGENYEHFIHRIMGNELATKVKIEDIKDNLNITRLKSLNNKDVARIEKYHRALNLLLEKS, encoded by the coding sequence TTGAAAAGTCTTGATAAAGCTATAGCCATAGCAACTCAAGCACATGCTGAGCAAAAAGATAAATCAGGCATGCCTTATATACTTCATCCTTTAAGAGTTATGCTTAAGTTTAAGAACGAAGATGAGATGGCTATTGCGGTAATGCATGATGTAGTAGAGGATAGCGATGTAACTGTTGAAGAATTGAGAATTAAGGGTTTTTCAAACCTTGTGATAGATGCTATAGATTGCTTGACAAAAAGACCCGGTGAAAATTATGAACACTTCATACATCGAATAATGGGAAACGAACTGGCAACAAAGGTTAAAATTGAAGATATAAAAGATAACTTGAATATCACCCGCTTAAAAAGTCTCAATAACAAGGATGTCGCTAGAATAGAGAAATATCATCGAGCATTGAATTTACTGCTCGAGAAAAGCTAG
- a CDS encoding contractile injection system protein, VgrG/Pvc8 family yields the protein MASTRPKTDLSAISAQLIIKCNHATYNAISLIGSDKLSEDSCYTITVDTIDIEPLNDGLGQSVTMEFIADDGFAHSVCHTLLAIEDKGLISASPEKAAEQITLVANAKRRYELTIGSRLSLLDNTQHSRVFVDTSLEEILTHILAGAGYHHGQIQFSLATPLPQIGQCVQAMENNRAFFNRLLSQYGLFYFFDTRDNQSSIVITDTNQTSPYLGRGLVQVHAGEGFNRQITDIYAPAGESAFVGFSGCQVDHQMATGLASIMSHDMVTDASDNQAEHLAENNFAQPVASNHGLASHFAQQQSLALNSLNQVITLVGNVPDMFAGCSFSLSDNSGLNTSGDYLCISVEHHCQQPSDESTQDGLSQYVCVVKAIPRATPFKLPLAEPAPLPMVFSAKVEALGGVPTLTEQGDYYTKFDVDKTAQAPLGSTQPLRKLVNYACANQPHATGWHFPLTQDAQVLLGCFNNDPTQAYLMGFASNDEQPSIVNSFNHTHNRMLSRAGHELRFDDDGNVPTVILQTLGGEHYLELNAKAGNNYIEWASRLGSLSLVAGDDILFTSDEQSINLNAKANQQFDIKGVANLTAEKQNVAMQSALAHQQTANNITFEAEQDATLLTGRSVNVRADSEIALQTEQGSLTVNVPEGSTIINAEGDIRIEGTGSGDITLFNQGGMIKLDSGGNVELIGSDVLTLNGQMITFDGDVTYEITSPKTASEPSANSAPSIAPIADLPLVSEAGKQVAVVPLELNYFDSNNDPVDDIGVEILDSLGQLHTGTLQAGLLTLPDLPIGQCQISYLGTTDVDEQQLIQLREDFKQHLADMIAEVKVRAAREDALFEQESLFTQWAIGVGARLDGLYYAGKSLITGLADMVVMSLEFQSQMLAAVYNIRLSILNGDKEAVKQQLETLLAHSNKQLADLQLAADILLNIMDDEETRTALYHFPFDYIDAHSFVDKQRIYGILAFEVLLAILTGGVGVAASIASKSKYVIKAHKTLTEIADILKRKRLNRQQTHALAPSNTKAVEKIEAPVTELEKHEELGSKERSNKSTYSSGKYKAEPSAQLELAPKQLAIFDEMYSKAPAAKKEIDFIAQEIANIYANARVAKAPLKSRERAIQKIVSDYGGDPTRIKDLARNTIIVSEDNIENVVGELIKNNFKVKRIDGSRDPLGYSGINSTLKTKTSITGEIQVNTPTMIYGKESENIARLLLGNVLYDNIKAKSKVPGGQGHLLYEEWRSLPESDPNRELIAAKSKAYYSNLRSLLDGN from the coding sequence GTGGCATCTACTCGCCCTAAAACTGATCTGAGTGCTATATCTGCACAATTAATCATTAAATGTAATCATGCCACTTATAATGCTATCTCCTTAATCGGTAGTGATAAACTGAGTGAAGATAGCTGCTACACGATAACAGTGGATACGATTGATATTGAGCCGCTCAACGACGGTTTAGGTCAATCTGTGACAATGGAATTCATCGCAGACGACGGCTTTGCACACTCTGTTTGTCATACCTTACTTGCCATTGAAGATAAAGGCTTAATTAGTGCCAGTCCCGAAAAAGCGGCAGAGCAAATAACACTGGTTGCTAACGCCAAACGCCGCTATGAACTGACCATTGGCAGTCGCTTATCCTTGCTGGATAACACCCAGCACTCACGGGTTTTTGTTGATACCTCACTAGAAGAAATCCTGACGCATATTTTGGCAGGGGCTGGCTATCATCACGGACAAATACAATTCTCACTGGCCACCCCATTGCCGCAAATTGGCCAGTGCGTGCAAGCGATGGAAAACAATCGTGCCTTTTTTAATCGCTTGCTCAGTCAATACGGCCTGTTTTACTTTTTCGATACCCGAGATAACCAATCCAGTATCGTGATTACCGATACTAACCAAACCAGCCCATACCTTGGCCGTGGTTTGGTTCAGGTGCATGCGGGTGAAGGCTTTAATCGTCAAATAACGGATATTTATGCGCCTGCTGGGGAATCAGCGTTTGTCGGCTTTAGTGGCTGTCAGGTTGACCATCAAATGGCCACTGGGCTTGCCAGTATAATGAGCCATGATATGGTAACGGATGCTAGCGACAACCAAGCCGAACACCTTGCCGAGAACAATTTTGCACAGCCTGTAGCGAGCAATCACGGGCTAGCCAGCCACTTTGCCCAGCAGCAAAGCTTGGCGCTGAATAGCCTCAATCAGGTCATAACACTGGTGGGTAATGTGCCCGATATGTTTGCGGGTTGCTCGTTTTCACTGAGTGACAACAGTGGCTTAAATACAAGCGGTGATTATCTCTGTATTAGTGTTGAACATCATTGCCAGCAGCCCAGTGATGAAAGTACCCAAGATGGGCTTAGCCAATATGTTTGTGTGGTGAAAGCTATTCCCCGAGCAACACCCTTTAAGCTGCCATTAGCTGAGCCTGCACCGCTCCCCATGGTGTTTTCTGCTAAGGTAGAAGCCTTAGGTGGCGTGCCTACCCTGACCGAGCAAGGCGATTACTACACTAAGTTTGATGTTGATAAAACCGCGCAAGCCCCTCTTGGTAGCACACAGCCGCTACGTAAGCTGGTCAATTATGCTTGTGCCAATCAGCCACACGCCACTGGCTGGCATTTTCCGCTCACTCAAGATGCGCAAGTGTTACTGGGTTGTTTTAACAACGACCCCACCCAAGCGTACTTGATGGGTTTTGCCAGCAATGATGAACAGCCAAGCATCGTCAACAGTTTCAATCACACCCACAACAGAATGCTCAGCCGCGCAGGTCATGAGCTACGGTTTGATGATGACGGCAATGTCCCGACCGTGATACTGCAAACCTTAGGCGGTGAGCACTACCTAGAGCTCAACGCCAAGGCAGGCAATAATTACATTGAGTGGGCATCACGTCTGGGCAGTTTAAGCTTAGTGGCAGGTGACGATATTTTATTTACCTCAGATGAGCAAAGCATCAACCTTAATGCCAAGGCCAATCAGCAATTTGATATTAAAGGCGTGGCCAACCTCACCGCCGAGAAACAAAACGTGGCGATGCAAAGCGCCCTCGCCCATCAGCAAACCGCAAACAATATCACCTTTGAGGCTGAGCAAGACGCGACACTACTGACGGGGCGCAGTGTTAACGTGCGGGCCGATAGCGAGATTGCGTTACAAACCGAGCAAGGCAGCCTCACCGTTAACGTGCCCGAAGGCTCCACTATTATCAATGCTGAGGGGGATATTCGCATTGAAGGCACGGGCAGTGGTGATATTACCCTGTTTAACCAAGGCGGCATGATTAAACTCGATAGCGGCGGCAATGTCGAACTTATCGGCAGTGATGTACTGACCCTCAACGGCCAAATGATTACCTTTGATGGCGATGTCACCTACGAGATTACCTCACCTAAGACGGCCAGTGAGCCAAGTGCGAATTCAGCGCCGAGTATTGCCCCGATTGCCGATTTACCACTGGTCTCAGAAGCTGGTAAGCAAGTGGCGGTAGTACCACTTGAACTGAACTATTTCGACAGCAACAATGACCCCGTTGACGATATCGGCGTGGAAATACTCGACAGTTTAGGACAGCTGCATACCGGTACCTTACAAGCGGGTCTACTCACCCTGCCTGATTTACCAATTGGGCAATGTCAAATTTCCTACCTTGGCACCACAGATGTGGATGAGCAGCAACTTATTCAGCTAAGAGAAGACTTCAAACAACATCTCGCTGATATGATTGCTGAGGTAAAAGTACGCGCCGCGCGTGAAGATGCCCTGTTTGAACAAGAGAGTCTATTTACGCAATGGGCAATTGGGGTGGGTGCTCGACTTGATGGTTTGTACTATGCAGGTAAATCATTGATCACGGGTTTAGCCGACATGGTGGTCATGTCATTAGAGTTCCAATCTCAGATGTTAGCCGCTGTTTACAATATCCGGTTATCGATATTGAACGGTGATAAAGAAGCGGTTAAACAGCAGCTAGAAACACTTTTAGCGCACTCTAACAAGCAATTAGCCGACTTACAATTGGCCGCTGACATACTCCTCAACATCATGGACGATGAAGAGACTCGCACTGCCTTGTACCATTTCCCGTTCGATTATATTGATGCGCATTCTTTTGTGGATAAACAGCGTATCTATGGCATTCTAGCCTTTGAAGTATTGTTGGCGATACTGACCGGCGGAGTGGGCGTGGCCGCCTCCATTGCTTCAAAATCTAAATATGTGATTAAAGCGCACAAAACACTGACAGAAATTGCCGATATTCTTAAGCGTAAGCGCCTCAACCGACAGCAAACCCATGCACTAGCGCCAAGCAATACCAAGGCGGTTGAGAAGATTGAAGCGCCAGTGACGGAGCTTGAAAAACACGAAGAACTTGGCAGCAAAGAGAGATCAAATAAAAGTACTTACTCCTCAGGCAAATACAAAGCAGAGCCTTCCGCCCAATTAGAATTGGCACCTAAACAGCTTGCGATATTTGATGAAATGTATTCAAAGGCTCCTGCTGCAAAAAAAGAGATTGATTTTATAGCTCAAGAAATAGCAAATATTTACGCTAACGCTAGGGTAGCCAAGGCTCCATTGAAAAGTAGAGAAAGAGCGATACAAAAAATCGTAAGTGACTATGGTGGTGATCCTACTAGAATAAAAGACTTAGCGCGCAACACTATCATTGTGTCTGAAGACAATATTGAGAATGTCGTGGGCGAGTTGATCAAAAATAACTTTAAAGTTAAAAGAATCGATGGTTCTAGGGATCCTTTAGGTTACAGCGGGATAAACTCTACTTTAAAAACAAAGACATCTATTACTGGAGAAATTCAGGTTAATACGCCAACCATGATTTACGGTAAAGAATCTGAAAATATAGCTAGACTGCTATTAGGAAATGTACTTTATGATAACATTAAAGCTAAATCTAAAGTGCCTGGCGGCCAAGGACATTTGCTATATGAAGAATGGAGATCATTACCTGAATCAGATCCCAATAGAGAATTGATAGCGGCGAAGAGTAAAGCATATTACAGTAATTTAAGGAGTCTACTCGATGGCAATTAA
- the tssJ gene encoding type VI secretion system lipoprotein TssJ, whose product MNIAKLLSTFVLSSVLIACTSTQVKLDVVATDNLNLNQFDEALPVVLRIYQLSDIQSFNSATFEELWKSDKSVLANSLITVEERTVNPSDRLNIAFEQAEEAKYVAVFALFRDRSDENWRVHHELDSGTVQLSTSLDVMLTSNAVTLPNRKETN is encoded by the coding sequence ATGAATATAGCTAAGTTACTAAGTACGTTTGTATTAAGCTCGGTATTGATAGCTTGTACATCAACCCAGGTGAAACTCGATGTTGTAGCGACTGATAATTTGAATTTGAATCAGTTTGATGAAGCATTGCCTGTCGTACTGCGCATTTATCAACTGTCTGATATTCAAAGTTTCAATTCAGCTACGTTTGAAGAGTTGTGGAAATCGGATAAATCGGTTTTGGCCAATTCACTCATTACCGTGGAAGAGCGCACGGTTAATCCCTCAGATAGACTCAATATTGCTTTTGAGCAAGCTGAGGAAGCCAAGTATGTTGCTGTTTTCGCGTTGTTTAGAGATCGCTCTGATGAAAACTGGCGCGTCCACCATGAGTTAGACTCCGGTACGGTGCAACTATCTACGTCGCTTGATGTAATGTTGACCAGTAACGCGGTTACTCTACCTAACAGAAAAGAAACTAACTAG